A genomic window from Algoriphagus sp. Y33 includes:
- a CDS encoding Txe/YoeB family addiction module toxin — translation MIFEIVFTSEALEDIEKLKKTGNKILIKKLFTLIQELKVHPETGKGKPEKLKYYQQNTWSRRIDRKHRLVYLIDGSKIVVTVLGAYGHYDDK, via the coding sequence ATGATTTTTGAGATTGTTTTCACTTCAGAAGCATTGGAAGATATTGAGAAACTAAAGAAAACTGGCAACAAAATTCTAATAAAGAAGCTGTTCACATTAATCCAAGAACTAAAAGTACACCCCGAAACAGGCAAGGGTAAACCCGAAAAACTTAAATACTACCAGCAGAACACCTGGTCGAGAAGGATCGACAGAAAGCACAGGCTTGTTTACCTCATAGACGGTTCTAAGATTGTAGTAACGGTTTTAGGTGCTTATGGCCATTATGACGATAAATAA
- the pheT gene encoding phenylalanine--tRNA ligase subunit beta — MKISINRLKKYIPHTESAEEIAALLTQSGLEVEGIEEFVSVKGGLEGIVIGEVLTCEKHPNADKLSVTTVDIGSGISPIVCGAPNVAKGQKVLVATVGATLYPSEGDSFQIKKAKIRGEVSEGMICAEDELGLGSSHAGIMVLDTDLPNGTPAFEFIEVGQDRVLEIGLTPNRADAASHLGVARDLKALLGRDLAIDSAPELNVEASGPAIEVEVESTADCPRYAGVVMTGLKVGPSPAWLQNFLKALDLEPINNVVDITNFILHDLGQPLHAFDAAKISGGKIIVGKMPKDAKFVTLDGKERKLSGEELMIKDAKGGLCIAGVFGGVDSGVSDSTTTIFLESAYFSPDIVRKGSQFHGLKTDASFRFERGTDPNMPVYALKMAVKLLKEIAGGKVCSELTDIYPEPIEDFVIEVNYGHINRLIGKKIEPSQVRSILESLEIKVENETAEGFTAIAKPYRVDVTREADIIEEILRVYGFHNVALSENLRTDYLAEHPAKDLSKLQYRLTEILTGQGYYEMITNSLTKSTYAEKSGFLDPKDSVVIYNKLSEDLDVMRQSLLYSGLEVLARNINRRQTDLKYFEFGTVYHKSEEGYAESKRLSLFLTGKKTAESWVEPTKGFAFTDLYATVEGILEKLNVQPGDLSMVETAPYAYGLKIMLGQKELATIGLLDDKILKQAEVRQEVWYAELNWDLLCKKASGLKKFEEISKFPEVRRDLSLVIDKTVSYDQVKSVAVEFGGKLLKRIGVFDVYQGDKIDAGKKAYALSFHLQDQENTLTDKVIDKTMSKLIQAFEKEVGALIRT, encoded by the coding sequence ATGAAAATTTCAATAAATCGATTAAAAAAATATATACCCCACACCGAATCGGCTGAGGAAATCGCTGCCTTGCTGACTCAGTCCGGATTGGAAGTGGAGGGCATAGAAGAATTCGTCTCAGTCAAAGGAGGACTGGAAGGTATTGTGATCGGTGAGGTGCTTACCTGTGAAAAACACCCGAATGCCGATAAATTAAGTGTGACCACGGTTGATATTGGTAGCGGCATCTCTCCCATAGTTTGCGGAGCTCCCAACGTAGCCAAAGGTCAAAAGGTATTGGTTGCAACTGTTGGAGCTACGCTTTACCCCTCCGAAGGCGATTCATTTCAGATTAAGAAAGCAAAGATCAGAGGTGAAGTTTCGGAAGGGATGATTTGCGCTGAGGATGAGTTAGGCCTTGGTTCTAGCCATGCAGGGATTATGGTGTTGGACACGGATTTGCCAAATGGTACTCCCGCATTTGAGTTTATCGAAGTAGGGCAAGACAGGGTTTTGGAAATTGGCTTGACCCCAAACCGGGCTGATGCAGCTTCGCATTTAGGTGTCGCCCGTGATTTGAAAGCACTTTTGGGTCGAGATTTAGCGATCGATTCAGCTCCTGAATTGAACGTGGAGGCTTCAGGCCCTGCCATTGAGGTGGAGGTGGAAAGTACTGCCGATTGTCCGCGCTATGCAGGTGTGGTGATGACCGGTTTGAAGGTTGGGCCTTCTCCCGCTTGGCTTCAGAATTTCTTGAAAGCGCTTGACCTGGAGCCTATTAATAATGTGGTGGATATCACCAATTTTATTTTACATGATCTTGGGCAGCCTCTTCATGCGTTTGATGCAGCGAAAATTTCCGGAGGAAAAATTATCGTAGGCAAAATGCCAAAGGATGCCAAGTTTGTGACATTGGATGGGAAAGAACGCAAGCTTTCCGGTGAAGAGCTGATGATCAAAGACGCAAAAGGCGGACTTTGCATCGCCGGTGTCTTTGGAGGAGTAGATTCTGGAGTTTCTGATAGTACTACAACTATTTTCTTGGAGTCGGCTTATTTCTCTCCTGATATAGTAAGAAAAGGAAGCCAGTTTCATGGGTTGAAGACAGATGCTTCGTTCCGGTTTGAAAGAGGAACTGATCCAAATATGCCTGTTTATGCGCTGAAAATGGCGGTCAAGCTTTTGAAGGAAATCGCAGGAGGAAAAGTATGTTCTGAGTTGACGGATATTTACCCGGAGCCGATTGAGGATTTTGTGATCGAGGTGAATTATGGCCATATCAATCGACTGATCGGAAAGAAAATTGAGCCCTCACAGGTGAGATCGATTTTGGAAAGTTTGGAAATCAAAGTTGAAAATGAAACCGCAGAAGGTTTTACCGCGATTGCCAAGCCGTACCGTGTAGATGTGACCCGTGAAGCGGATATTATTGAGGAGATTTTGAGGGTTTACGGCTTTCACAATGTGGCCCTTTCCGAGAATCTCAGAACGGATTACCTTGCAGAGCATCCTGCAAAAGACCTGAGCAAGCTGCAGTATCGCTTGACAGAGATTTTGACGGGTCAGGGCTATTATGAGATGATTACGAATAGTTTGACGAAATCTACCTATGCGGAGAAATCCGGTTTCTTGGATCCAAAGGACAGCGTAGTCATCTACAATAAGCTTAGTGAAGATCTGGATGTGATGCGTCAGAGTTTACTTTACTCCGGCTTGGAAGTGCTGGCTAGGAATATCAATAGACGTCAGACTGATTTGAAATACTTCGAGTTTGGCACCGTTTATCATAAGTCCGAAGAAGGATATGCAGAAAGCAAGAGACTTTCACTTTTCCTTACAGGTAAGAAAACAGCCGAAAGCTGGGTGGAACCAACCAAAGGGTTCGCATTCACGGATTTGTACGCTACAGTGGAGGGGATTCTGGAAAAGCTAAATGTGCAGCCGGGCGATCTTTCTATGGTGGAGACTGCGCCGTATGCCTATGGCTTGAAGATCATGCTGGGACAAAAGGAACTGGCCACTATAGGTTTGCTTGACGATAAGATTTTGAAGCAAGCGGAAGTACGGCAGGAAGTTTGGTATGCTGAGTTGAATTGGGATCTGCTTTGCAAAAAAGCTTCGGGTTTGAAGAAATTTGAGGAGATCTCAAAATTCCCGGAAGTTCGCAGGGATCTTTCCCTGGTGATAGACAAAACGGTGAGTTATGACCAGGTGAAATCTGTCGCAGTGGAGTTTGGAGGAAAATTATTAAAAAGAATTGGGGTTTTTGATGTGTACCAAGGAGATAAAATTGATGCGGGCAAGAAAGCCTATGCATTAAGTTTTCATCTACAGGATCAGGAAAATACATTGACTGATAAGGTAATTGACAAAACTATGAGTAAATTGATTCAAGCCTTTGAGAAAGAGGTAGGTGCTTTGATAAGAACATAG
- a CDS encoding helix-turn-helix domain-containing protein, with protein MKSYKLDEAEDLLIGEKGAKERDEYEFELKLELIGDMIKTARKERKLTQEQLGELVGVKKAQISRLENSTGNVTFETVMRIFNALGAKINLSLQM; from the coding sequence ATGAAGAGCTACAAATTAGACGAAGCAGAAGACCTTTTAATCGGGGAAAAGGGCGCAAAAGAAAGAGATGAATATGAGTTTGAATTAAAACTTGAACTCATAGGAGATATGATTAAAACTGCCCGTAAAGAACGAAAACTAACACAAGAACAACTGGGAGAGTTGGTAGGTGTAAAAAAAGCTCAAATATCAAGATTGGAAAATAGCACCGGAAATGTAACTTTTGAGACCGTGATGCGAATCTTTAATGCTTTGGGAGCTAAAATCAATTTGAGTCTTCAGATGTAA
- a CDS encoding metallophosphoesterase yields the protein MIRIVILLVFVFLIDWYSYQAFKTVFPEQNWIKIGFWIFSVFVYLFVAYGFLIFSRGNPGPNFGRMISLLVLSLIPKLIVLGFMFGEDILRFLTGIFYSVAGNQEGDFLPDRRKFVSQAALALSTVPFLGILHGVLVGKYRYRVINHTLEFDDLPVEFDGFTITQISDIHSGSFDNKKKLEYGIDLINQQASDVILFTGDLVNNQAKEMEPWIDTFKKLKAPMGKYSILGNHDYGDYISWPSQEAKEANLQRLYEIQEELGFTLLRNEHVKITKSGASIDLIGVENWGKGFGQYGDLQKAAANLSDKSFKILMSHDPSHFDEQVKNFSQLIHLTLSGHTHGMQFGIEIPGFIKWSPASLRYPKWAGLYEELGQYLHVNRGFGFLAFPGRVGIWPEITVLKLKKK from the coding sequence TTGATCCGCATTGTAATCCTCCTAGTCTTCGTATTTCTAATCGACTGGTATTCTTATCAGGCTTTTAAAACCGTATTTCCCGAGCAAAACTGGATTAAGATCGGATTTTGGATCTTTTCTGTTTTCGTTTATCTCTTTGTAGCCTATGGATTTCTGATCTTCAGCCGGGGTAATCCCGGTCCGAACTTCGGAAGAATGATCTCCCTATTGGTTTTGTCATTGATCCCAAAACTCATCGTTCTGGGCTTTATGTTTGGAGAAGATATCTTACGTTTTCTTACGGGAATATTTTATTCTGTCGCCGGCAATCAGGAAGGCGATTTTCTTCCGGATCGCAGAAAATTTGTCAGCCAAGCCGCCTTAGCACTATCCACAGTTCCATTTCTGGGAATCCTGCACGGGGTTTTGGTAGGCAAATACCGCTACCGAGTAATCAATCATACCCTGGAATTTGACGATCTGCCAGTAGAATTTGACGGCTTTACGATCACCCAGATCTCAGACATCCATTCCGGAAGTTTTGACAATAAAAAGAAACTGGAATACGGCATTGATCTGATCAACCAACAAGCATCAGATGTGATCCTATTTACCGGAGATCTGGTCAACAACCAAGCGAAAGAAATGGAACCCTGGATTGACACGTTCAAAAAGCTGAAAGCCCCCATGGGAAAGTATTCCATTTTAGGAAACCATGACTATGGGGACTATATATCTTGGCCAAGTCAGGAGGCCAAAGAAGCGAATCTGCAGCGTCTCTACGAAATCCAGGAAGAATTAGGCTTTACCCTCTTACGCAACGAACATGTAAAAATCACAAAATCCGGAGCCAGCATAGACCTGATTGGTGTAGAGAATTGGGGAAAGGGATTTGGGCAATACGGAGACTTACAGAAAGCCGCAGCAAATCTCAGCGATAAAAGCTTTAAAATCTTGATGAGCCACGATCCTTCACATTTTGATGAGCAGGTGAAAAATTTCTCCCAACTCATCCATCTCACCTTGAGTGGACATACCCACGGAATGCAGTTTGGGATCGAGATCCCCGGTTTTATCAAATGGAGCCCGGCTTCTCTTCGCTATCCGAAATGGGCTGGACTGTATGAAGAACTAGGCCAATACTTACATGTCAACCGTGGATTTGGATTCTTGGCCTTCCCTGGTCGGGTTGGCATTTGGCCTGAGATTACGGTGCTGAAACTTAAAAAGAAATAA
- a CDS encoding type II toxin-antitoxin system Phd/YefM family antitoxin: MVVVSTREFRQNLKKYLDLIDKNERVIIQRGKDKIYELSNNVKNDRFFDDPAIQERISKSIQSYNEGKTVKLTDDQLKELLGL; encoded by the coding sequence ATGGTTGTAGTAAGCACTAGAGAATTTCGCCAAAATCTCAAAAAATATTTGGATTTGATTGATAAGAATGAGCGGGTTATCATTCAGAGAGGCAAGGATAAAATTTATGAACTATCAAACAATGTGAAAAATGATCGCTTCTTTGATGATCCTGCAATTCAAGAGCGGATATCAAAAAGCATTCAGTCCTACAATGAAGGTAAAACGGTAAAGTTAACTGACGATCAATTGAAGGAACTTCTTGGCTTATGA
- a CDS encoding zinc dependent phospholipase C family protein, with protein sequence MRFFLIWIFWPFFISDSTGYWGFYAHALINRLAVFSLPEEMIGFYKPQIQYITENAVNPDRRRYAVKGEAEKHFIDLDFYGDSALQILPKYWNEAVEKLTEDSLRANGIGPWSAYFTFLNLTKAFESKNSAAILRLSADLGHYIGDLNVPLHTTVNYNGQLTDQIGIHGFWESRVPELQAKDYPLWVGQAEYVEKPQLALWDAVAEAHGKVDSVLMVERELTQNFSPDRKYSYEERNNLTVRVYSREFTEAYALALNGQIERQMKKSIKMIADFWFTAWVNAGQPDLSVFPKKTLEEEIIIPDAKIKVRDH encoded by the coding sequence ATGAGATTTTTTCTAATCTGGATATTTTGGCCTTTTTTTATTTCCGATTCTACAGGTTACTGGGGATTCTACGCACATGCCTTGATAAACAGGCTTGCCGTCTTTTCACTTCCGGAGGAAATGATTGGGTTTTATAAACCTCAGATCCAATACATTACTGAAAATGCAGTAAATCCTGACCGAAGAAGATATGCGGTAAAAGGTGAAGCTGAAAAGCATTTTATCGATCTGGATTTTTATGGGGATTCTGCGCTTCAGATTTTGCCAAAATACTGGAATGAGGCAGTAGAAAAACTCACAGAAGACAGTCTTCGGGCAAATGGAATCGGCCCATGGTCTGCTTATTTCACCTTCCTAAATCTTACAAAAGCCTTCGAATCAAAAAACTCAGCCGCTATTTTGAGGCTCTCTGCTGACTTGGGGCATTATATAGGCGATCTGAATGTCCCGCTACACACTACGGTAAATTATAATGGCCAGCTGACCGATCAAATCGGAATACATGGTTTCTGGGAAAGCCGTGTTCCAGAGCTTCAGGCAAAGGATTATCCGCTATGGGTCGGGCAAGCGGAATATGTGGAAAAGCCCCAGTTGGCACTATGGGATGCCGTGGCGGAAGCCCATGGAAAAGTGGATAGCGTGCTGATGGTAGAAAGGGAATTGACGCAAAACTTTTCCCCCGACCGGAAATACAGTTATGAAGAACGGAACAATTTAACCGTTCGCGTTTATTCGCGAGAATTCACAGAGGCCTATGCTCTTGCTCTAAATGGCCAAATTGAACGTCAAATGAAAAAATCCATCAAAATGATTGCGGATTTTTGGTTTACCGCCTGGGTAAATGCCGGGCAGCCTGATCTGTCAGTTTTTCCTAAAAAAACTTTAGAAGAAGAAATCATCATCCCGGATGCAAAGATTAAAGTGAGAGACCATTGA
- a CDS encoding cell division protein ZapA, producing the protein METLAIRLKIGDREYPMRVKIEDESKIRHAGKLINEKLKKYKEEYGLDDNQDLLAMVAFDCMVESLETNQVNTEDSEHIKSSISHINALLSKAL; encoded by the coding sequence ATGGAGACACTTGCCATCCGTTTAAAAATAGGGGATAGAGAATATCCCATGCGCGTGAAGATCGAGGATGAATCCAAAATCCGGCATGCGGGCAAGTTGATTAATGAAAAATTAAAAAAGTATAAAGAGGAGTACGGACTGGACGACAACCAGGATTTGCTGGCTATGGTAGCCTTTGATTGCATGGTGGAATCATTGGAAACCAATCAGGTGAATACGGAAGATTCCGAGCATATAAAATCCAGTATTTCTCATATCAATGCTTTGCTGTCTAAGGCTTTGTAA
- a CDS encoding ATP-binding protein, whose translation MSFNRQIYNTLISWKSKSERKPLIIRGARQVGKTTLVKHFAKSFPNAILLNFEKMSDRSFFEDFDDVKTIVEAILVSKNLPSTNLSNTLLFLDEIQESPKSIQLLRYFYEEMPEMPIIAAGSLLEFALKEVKSFPVGRVEFLYLYPMNFHEYLEAIGQKAALEQFTQVPLKPFAHKTLMNLFHRYAIIGGMPEIIKADVEKQNLADLPPIYESIWSAYKSDIEKYSSNENERKIIRHLMNSAYVALDQRVKFQGFGNSNYRSREIGESFRILEEAKVMRLIYPTTDLAPPLQPDLKKSPRIQFLDTGLINYSLGIQGQMLRMEDLSQAYKGALIPHLITQELISTTHLTDHKPNFWVREKRQSSAEVDLVIPYQGWAIPIEIKSGATGSLRSLHQFIDACDHGFAIRIYGGELRIEETSTPSGKAYRLLNLPYYLGTRIKEYLDWFIQ comes from the coding sequence ATGAGCTTCAATAGACAGATTTACAACACATTAATATCCTGGAAATCAAAATCAGAAAGGAAGCCACTTATTATACGGGGCGCCCGACAGGTTGGAAAGACAACTCTGGTCAAGCATTTCGCAAAAAGCTTCCCGAATGCGATTTTGCTAAACTTCGAAAAAATGAGTGACCGGTCTTTCTTCGAAGACTTCGATGATGTCAAAACAATCGTTGAGGCGATATTGGTCAGCAAGAATTTACCATCAACCAATCTTTCTAATACGTTACTTTTTCTAGATGAAATTCAGGAATCTCCCAAGTCCATACAATTGCTCCGCTATTTTTATGAGGAAATGCCTGAAATGCCCATCATCGCAGCCGGATCACTTTTAGAATTCGCCTTAAAAGAAGTCAAGAGTTTTCCTGTGGGAAGGGTTGAATTTCTGTATCTCTACCCGATGAATTTCCATGAGTACCTCGAGGCCATTGGCCAAAAAGCTGCATTGGAACAATTCACACAAGTACCGTTAAAACCCTTTGCCCATAAGACGTTGATGAATTTATTTCATCGTTATGCCATCATAGGCGGGATGCCCGAAATCATCAAAGCAGATGTAGAAAAGCAAAATCTTGCCGACTTGCCGCCCATTTATGAAAGTATTTGGAGTGCTTATAAATCAGATATTGAAAAGTACAGCAGCAATGAAAATGAGCGTAAAATCATCCGCCATTTGATGAATTCGGCATATGTAGCCTTAGATCAACGTGTCAAATTCCAAGGCTTCGGCAATTCCAATTACAGGTCTAGAGAAATCGGAGAATCTTTCCGCATTCTGGAAGAAGCGAAGGTCATGCGGTTGATTTACCCAACTACAGATCTAGCTCCACCGCTTCAACCCGACTTGAAAAAATCTCCCCGAATCCAATTCCTTGACACTGGCTTGATCAACTATTCCCTAGGTATACAGGGGCAGATGCTGCGGATGGAAGACTTGAGCCAAGCCTATAAAGGTGCGCTGATTCCCCATCTTATCACGCAAGAATTAATCTCGACCACCCACCTGACCGATCACAAACCTAACTTTTGGGTGCGTGAGAAAAGGCAGTCCAGTGCAGAAGTAGATTTGGTAATCCCATATCAAGGCTGGGCTATACCTATTGAAATCAAATCCGGTGCCACAGGTTCTCTTCGCTCGCTACATCAATTTATCGATGCCTGTGACCATGGTTTTGCCATAAGGATCTATGGAGGTGAATTGAGAATCGAAGAGACATCTACTCCTTCGGGTAAAGCTTATAGACTGCTTAATCTACCCTATTATCTAGGGACGAGAATCAAAGAATATTTGGATTGGTTTATTCAATAA
- the rpsT gene encoding 30S ribosomal protein S20, whose product MANHKSALKRIRANEAKRLRNRYQAKTTRTFIKRLKATTDKVEASELYKKVSSMLDKLAKKNVIHKNNASNKKSRLAKFVSALG is encoded by the coding sequence ATGGCAAATCACAAATCAGCTCTGAAGAGAATTCGTGCTAACGAAGCTAAGCGTTTGAGAAACAGATATCAGGCTAAAACAACTAGAACTTTCATCAAAAGATTGAAAGCAACTACTGATAAAGTAGAAGCTTCTGAGCTTTACAAAAAAGTATCTTCTATGTTGGACAAGTTGGCTAAGAAGAATGTGATTCACAAGAACAACGCAAGTAACAAAAAATCAAGATTGGCAAAGTTCGTATCCGCACTAGGTTGA
- a CDS encoding pyridoxal phosphate-dependent aminotransferase has translation MRQLLLRPGAEELSYEIRGIVKKARQVEALGYSMTWENIGDPIQKSNHVPDWMKEIIADLLKEDKTYGYADSKGVLETRKFLADLTNERGGAQITAEDILFFNGLGDAIAKLYQFLIPTARIIGPSPAYSTHSSAEAAHANAAPITYKLDPDNQWLPDMEDLYLKVRYNPSIVGILIINPDNPTGMVYPREVLEAFVKIAEEFNLLLITDEIYRNITYNGITAVPLAEVIGDRPAISLKGISKEFPWPGSRCGWMEFYNRESSKEFSKLCQTLENAKMIEVCSTILPQLAIPKIMKHPAYFKYREEANAQIGKRSDWMREILGDIPGIKFNPTQGAFYNTIVFEEGVLKQDQFLSIKDEKLKGLLDSWLEERDMPLDKRFVYNLLAAEQICVVPISSFCSDLRGFRVTLLEENEEVFKSTFRRLGRAIESYLRS, from the coding sequence ATGAGACAGTTACTCCTCAGACCCGGAGCGGAAGAATTATCCTATGAGATTCGTGGAATCGTCAAGAAAGCACGTCAAGTAGAAGCATTGGGCTACTCAATGACCTGGGAAAATATCGGCGATCCTATCCAAAAGAGCAACCATGTGCCGGACTGGATGAAGGAGATCATTGCCGATCTGTTGAAGGAGGATAAGACCTATGGATATGCGGATTCTAAAGGTGTGCTGGAAACACGTAAGTTCCTCGCGGATCTTACCAACGAACGGGGAGGCGCGCAGATCACAGCGGAAGATATTCTGTTCTTTAATGGTCTAGGGGATGCTATCGCCAAGTTATACCAGTTTTTGATTCCTACAGCTAGGATTATTGGCCCTTCTCCTGCATATAGTACCCATAGTTCTGCCGAGGCAGCACATGCCAATGCTGCCCCGATTACCTATAAGCTTGATCCGGACAATCAGTGGCTTCCGGATATGGAGGATTTGTATTTGAAAGTCAGGTATAATCCGTCCATAGTCGGAATCTTGATTATCAATCCGGATAATCCTACAGGGATGGTATATCCTCGAGAGGTTTTGGAGGCTTTTGTGAAAATTGCAGAGGAATTTAACCTGCTTTTGATCACAGATGAGATCTACCGGAATATTACTTATAATGGAATTACAGCTGTTCCATTGGCTGAGGTAATCGGCGATAGACCTGCGATTTCCCTAAAAGGAATTTCTAAAGAATTCCCATGGCCTGGATCTAGATGTGGCTGGATGGAATTTTATAATAGGGAATCTTCCAAGGAGTTTTCCAAGCTTTGCCAGACACTGGAAAATGCCAAAATGATCGAGGTTTGCTCTACTATTTTGCCGCAGCTGGCTATACCTAAAATCATGAAGCACCCCGCTTACTTCAAGTATAGAGAGGAAGCAAATGCCCAGATCGGAAAGCGAAGCGACTGGATGCGGGAGATTTTGGGTGATATCCCGGGAATCAAGTTTAATCCCACGCAAGGAGCTTTTTATAATACCATAGTATTTGAAGAAGGGGTGTTGAAGCAAGATCAGTTTCTGTCCATAAAAGATGAGAAACTGAAAGGATTGTTGGATTCTTGGTTGGAAGAAAGGGACATGCCTTTGGACAAGCGCTTTGTTTATAATCTATTGGCTGCCGAGCAGATTTGCGTGGTGCCTATTTCTTCCTTCTGTTCAGATCTGAGGGGATTCCGTGTGACGCTCTTGGAGGAAAATGAGGAGGTGTTTAAGAGTACTTTCAGGAGACTTGGCAGGGCGATTGAGAGTTATTTGAGGTCTTGA
- the radC gene encoding DNA repair protein RadC, protein MNTYSSIKISQLAEEDRPREKLLIKGRSALTDAELIAILIGSGTPSVSAVDLSKHILAGINYDLRALAKLSIQDLKKFKGIGEAKAISIIAAMELGRRRKDSEPVTKPRITSSQDIYELMRSDLLDEQIEHFYLILLNRGNQVVKKQRISQGGTAGTVVDVKIVFKLALEHLAQSIILVHNHPSGNLGPSDQDKRLTRRLVTIGRELDLPVLDHVIFTDVGYFSFADEGIL, encoded by the coding sequence ATGAATACTTACTCTTCGATCAAAATTTCCCAGCTTGCAGAAGAAGACCGGCCTCGCGAAAAACTTCTCATCAAAGGTAGATCGGCTCTGACTGATGCGGAGCTTATTGCCATATTAATCGGTTCCGGCACTCCTTCAGTGAGTGCTGTGGATCTCTCCAAGCATATTCTTGCCGGTATAAATTATGACCTGAGAGCACTAGCAAAGCTCTCCATCCAAGATTTGAAAAAATTTAAGGGGATAGGGGAAGCTAAGGCTATTTCCATTATTGCCGCCATGGAACTGGGACGAAGAAGGAAAGATTCGGAGCCCGTAACAAAACCACGCATTACCTCTTCTCAGGATATTTATGAACTGATGAGATCTGATTTGCTGGACGAACAAATAGAACATTTTTATCTCATCTTGCTCAATAGGGGCAATCAAGTCGTCAAAAAACAGCGGATTTCCCAAGGAGGTACTGCGGGTACCGTCGTGGATGTCAAGATAGTCTTCAAACTTGCGCTTGAGCATCTGGCACAGTCCATCATCCTCGTTCATAATCATCCAAGTGGCAACCTTGGTCCTTCGGACCAAGACAAACGGCTTACCCGGCGGTTGGTCACAATAGGCAGGGAATTGGATTTGCCGGTGTTGGATCATGTGATTTTTACAGATGTTGGCTACTTTAGCTTCGCCGATGAGGGCATACTCTGA
- a CDS encoding DUF1684 domain-containing protein codes for MKNNTIILLIVSVVVLAAVVYTLTGAESPEDYIERIEKEREKQFKFLRFEFDSPLTEEQKLNFAKLNFYPIDPTYKVKARLLPIEERKVREVPLTDGSKEKYIEHSWAEFELSGKTEKLLLLQAINEPDKRNFFLAFADKTSAGETYGGGRYINARQDGKNSITLDFNMAYNPYCAYNPDYACPLPPKENLLEIPIPVGEKNYGK; via the coding sequence ATGAAAAATAACACGATTATACTTCTGATTGTCTCCGTGGTGGTTTTAGCTGCGGTGGTTTATACACTGACAGGTGCTGAGAGTCCCGAGGATTACATTGAAAGGATTGAGAAAGAACGTGAGAAGCAGTTTAAATTCCTCCGTTTTGAATTTGATTCGCCTCTGACAGAAGAGCAAAAATTGAATTTTGCAAAATTGAATTTTTATCCGATTGACCCTACCTACAAAGTGAAAGCGAGACTTTTGCCGATCGAAGAAAGGAAAGTGAGGGAGGTGCCATTGACGGATGGAAGTAAGGAGAAATACATTGAGCATTCTTGGGCAGAGTTTGAACTGAGCGGTAAGACTGAAAAGCTTTTGCTATTGCAGGCAATCAATGAACCGGATAAGCGAAATTTCTTTTTGGCATTTGCGGACAAAACCAGTGCGGGGGAAACTTACGGTGGCGGCAGATATATCAATGCCCGTCAGGATGGTAAAAACAGCATTACCCTAGATTTTAACATGGCTTATAATCCTTACTGCGCTTATAATCCGGATTACGCCTGTCCACTCCCCCCCAAAGAAAACTTACTGGAGATCCCAATTCCCGTGGGCGAGAAAAATTACGGGAAATAG